The DNA window GAGGAATTTGTTCTTGGCGGCGTCGACCTTGTCCTGGGCGATCCCGCACGCCTGACCGATGGCGTCCAGCCAGGTCGCGGTGCCATCCCGACCCACGGGCGCGGAGCCGACGATGGGCCGACCGGCGGCGGCGAATTCGCGACAGGAGGCGGTGTATTGCGGATGGATGGCGGCGGCGACGGCGCAATCGAGCGCGGCATAGAGTTCGCGCCATTCGCGAGTCGGCACCACGGGACCGGTCGCCAGACCCAGCGGCTCCAGCATCATGCCGATCCCGACCGGGTCGGCCGGGAACATCTCGCCGAGCAGGGTCACCGTGGGCCGTTCGCTGCGTCCGCCGCGCGGCGCCTGGACCGGTCCTTGTTCCGCCTCGTGACGGGCGTAATGGAGCATGGCGCCCGACAGCACATCCTTAGCCTCGGCATGGGTCGGCACGCCGAAACCGGGCACGTCGATCCCGAGGATACGCACCCCGTTGAGCTGCTTGGGCAGCAGTCGCAGCGGCACGCCCGAGGCGGTCGGCACGCAGAGATTGATGGCGACGATGGTGTCGTAGCGGTCGGGATCGGCGAGTTTCTGGACCGCCTCGCGCACGTCCTCGAACAGCCGGCCCGAGACCAGCGATTCGGAATCGAAGGGCACGTAGCCGATGGAACGCCGGGCACCGTAGAAATGCGCGGTAAAACTCAGGCCATAGACGCAACAGCCGGAGCCGACCAGCAGCATGGCCGTGCGGCGCATGCGCAGACCAACCCTCAGCGCGCCAAAGGCCGGACACATGGTCTGCGGCTGATCATGGGGGCCAGCCGGATAGTCGGCGGCGAACCGCTTCAGCAACTCGGCATTCCCCGCCTTGGCGGTGGCGGATTTCAGCGTCTCGGCGCTAGAGCAGCCGCCGGCTTCAAGGTTTTCCGGTATCTCGGAAGGCTGCCGGGATAAGTCGTTTGCCATCGGAGTCTCCCGCCGCGAATCAGACATCATCGTAAACGACTTCAAGCGAAGGCTTGACGATCGCCGAGGCATTGCACATATCGGCCGGCGTTGCCGGCTCCAGCGTGACGTGTCGACCCACCTCGTCGCCCTTGAAGAGATTCAGCAAGGCCTCGTGCGCGAGCGGTTTCGGTTTCACCGGCGGCGCCAGTCCGACATTGGTGGCCAGTTCCTCGAACAGCGGTCCCCAGGCATCGCCCGGTCGACCGACGATCTCGTAATTCGCGCTCTTGCGCCGGATCTCCTCGTGGGCGGGGATGGTCGCCAGGATCGGGATGCCGACCGCCTCGGCGAACGCCTTTGCCTCGCCCGTGCCATCGTCCTTGTTGATGACCATGCCCGCCACGCCGACGTTTCCGCCCAGCCCGGTGAAATAGTCCACGGCCGAGCAGACATTGTTGGCCACGTACAGCGATTGCAGATCGTTGGAGCCGACGACGATGACCTTCTGGCACAGATCGCGGGCGATCGGCAGGCCGAAGCCGCCGCAAACCACGTCGCCCAGGAAATCCAGCAGGACATAATCGAAGTCCCATTCATGGAAGCCCAGGCTTTCCAGCAACTCGAAGCCGTGGATGATGCCGCGCCCGCCGCAGCCGCGTCCGACCTCGGGACCGCCGAGTTCCATGGCGAAGACGCCGTCGCGCTTGAAGCAGACATCGCCGATGGTGACCGCTTCCCCGGCGCGCTTCTTCTCGCTGGAGGTGCTCAGGATGGTCGGACAGGAACGCCCGCCAAAGAGCAAGCTTGCCGTATCGCTTTTGGGATCGCAGCCGATCAGCAGCACCTTTTTGCCCTGCTGCGCCATCATGTAGGACAGGTTGGCGAGCGTGAAGCTCTTGCCGATGCCGCCCTTGCCATAGATGGCGATGAT is part of the Thiocystis violascens DSM 198 genome and encodes:
- the bchY gene encoding chlorophyllide a reductase subunit Y translates to MANDLSRQPSEIPENLEAGGCSSAETLKSATAKAGNAELLKRFAADYPAGPHDQPQTMCPAFGALRVGLRMRRTAMLLVGSGCCVYGLSFTAHFYGARRSIGYVPFDSESLVSGRLFEDVREAVQKLADPDRYDTIVAINLCVPTASGVPLRLLPKQLNGVRILGIDVPGFGVPTHAEAKDVLSGAMLHYARHEAEQGPVQAPRGGRSERPTVTLLGEMFPADPVGIGMMLEPLGLATGPVVPTREWRELYAALDCAVAAAIHPQYTASCREFAAAGRPIVGSAPVGRDGTATWLDAIGQACGIAQDKVDAAKNKFLPAIGGALAAMPIKGRVIVSGYEGSELLVARLLIESGAEVPYVGTACPRTPWNESDLAWLDAHGVPVQFRASLEQDLAAVKSLEPDLAIGTTPVVQAAKERMIPALYFTNLISARPLMGPAGAGSLAQVINSALANKERFVAMRGFFEGVGTGETSGVWQGMPVKRGTERAAKSV
- a CDS encoding chlorophyllide a reductase iron protein subunit X, with the translated sequence MNVPLNGPASSASPAIKETQIIAIYGKGGIGKSFTLANLSYMMAQQGKKVLLIGCDPKSDTASLLFGGRSCPTILSTSSEKKRAGEAVTIGDVCFKRDGVFAMELGGPEVGRGCGGRGIIHGFELLESLGFHEWDFDYVLLDFLGDVVCGGFGLPIARDLCQKVIVVGSNDLQSLYVANNVCSAVDYFTGLGGNVGVAGMVINKDDGTGEAKAFAEAVGIPILATIPAHEEIRRKSANYEIVGRPGDAWGPLFEELATNVGLAPPVKPKPLAHEALLNLFKGDEVGRHVTLEPATPADMCNASAIVKPSLEVVYDDV